DNA sequence from the Acidothermus cellulolyticus 11B genome:
GCGTTGCGGCGGCTCGGCGCTAAAACCCAGGTGGTCGGTCCCACCGATGTCGAGAGCGATTTCCCGCGTACCCGGCTCACGCATTCGTTGGAGTGCGCGCAGATCGGTCGGGATCTGGGTGCAGCCCTCGGTTGTGATCCTGACATCGTGGAGACGGCCTGCCTCGCGCATGACCTCGGTCATCCGCCGTTCGGGCACAACGGCGAATCGGCGTTGGCGCAGATTGCCCGGCATATCGGCGGCTTTGAGGGAAACGCCCAGTCCTTCCGCCTGCTGACCCGTCTGGAGGCCAAGATTCTCGACGCCGCCGGGCACAGTGTCGGTTTGAATCTGACCCGGGCCAGTCTGGACGCCGCGACGAAATACCCGTGGGGCCCGGATACGTCCGATGCCGACGCGGCATCTCATTCCGATGCCGGGGCGGCGTCCGTGCCTGATGCCGGGGTGTCTCCTCCCGGTGGGGTTGCATCCGTGCCCGATGCCGGGGCGGCGTCCGGCGGTGCGAGTGGCCGGAAATTCGGCGCCTACCGGGAGGATCTAGCGGTTCTGGACTGGGTGCGGGCCGGGGCGCCGGCGCGGCGTCCCTGCCTTGAGGCGCAGGTCATGGATTGGGCGGACGACGTCGCCTACTCCGTCCACGACCTGGAGGACGGGATTCACGCCGAGTTGGTGCCGCTTCGCCGACTGCGGAATCCGGCCGGGTGGGCGGACGTCGTCGACGTCGCCGCCGAGCGGTACCTCATCGGGGTCGAACGCGCCGAAATCGACGACGCCGTACGCCGCTTGCTGAGCTTCCCATGGTGGTTGACGGAATACACCGGCAGCCGGCGTGAGTTGGCGGCATTGAAGAACATGACGAGCGAGCTGATCGGCCGCTTCTGTTCGGCGGCCGAAACCGCAACGCGCCAGGCGTATGGAGCCGCGCCGGTGAACCGGTACGCCGCCGAACTCGTGGTTCCTCGGGAGGCGCGGATCGAGTGCGGCCTGCTCAAGGCGGTCACCGCGCACTTCGTGATGGCCCGTCATGGCGCGGAGGAGACGCGGGTCCGGCAACGGGAGGTGCTGGCGGATCTCGTGGAGGCGCTGGTGGCATTGGACGGCACGGTCCTCGATCCGGTCTTCGCGGAGGAATGGCGGGAGGCGGCGGACGATGCCGGGCGGTTGCGGGCGGTCGTCGACCAAGTGGCGGCGTTGACCGACACCTCGGCGCTTGCGTGGCATCGCCGGCTCTGCCCACGCAACGCGGTGGTGATTGCCGGCACAACGGGATAGCGGCGCCGAGCAGGGGAAGGGATAGCGGCGCGAGCTGGGGAAGGGATGGCGGGGCGTCAGCCGGGTGCGCTAGCTGCGCCAGGGGTAAGGAAGACGAAGGCACGCAGGGGGAGACAACCGAGGAGGCAGTGGTGAGCGAACAGACATTCGTCGTCGTCGGGGCGAGTTTGGCCGGTGCGAAGGCGGCGGAGGCATTGCGCAGCGGCGGTTTCGACGGCCGAATTCTGCTCATCGGCGACGATCCGGAACGTCCGTACGAGCGGCCGCCGCTCTCCAAAGGTTTTCTCCTCGGAAAAGAGCCCAAAGAAAAAGCCTACGTGCATCCGGAGAATTTCTACGCCGAGCAGAATATCGAGCTGCGGACGTCGACCAGCGTCACCGCCGTGCACCGGGACCGTCACGAGGTCGAACTTGCCGGTGGTGAGCGGATTCGCTACGACAAACTGCTCCTGGCAACCGGTGCGGCGCCGATTCGGCCCCGGCTTCCCGGCGCGGATCTCCCCGGCGTGCTTTACCTGCGCACGATGGCGGATTCCGTTGCCTTGCGGGCGGCGTTGGAACGCGGCGGCCGGGTCGTCATCGTCGGCGGCGGTTGGATCGGACTGGAGGTCGCCGCCGCGGCGCGGCATTACGGGTGTGCGGTGGTCCTGCTCGAACCACTGCCGGCGCCGTTGTACCGCGTGCTCGGGTTGGAGCTCGGCGGGTTTTATGCGCAGGTGCACCGCGACCACGGCGTGGATGTGCGGCTCGGGGTCGGCGCGGCTGAATTCCGCGGCACCGACCGAGTGGAGGCGGTTGTCGCCAGCGACGGCACGGTGCTGACGGCGGACGTCGTGGTGGTCGGCGTGGGCGCCCGACCCAACACCGCACTCGCCGAAGCGGCCGGCCTGCCGGTTGAGAACGGCATTCTCGTTGACGAATTTCTCCGCACCGCCGACCCGGACATTTTCGCCGCCGGCGACGTCGCGAATGCCTACAATCCCTTCTACGGAACGAGAATCCGGGTCGAGCACTGGGCGAACGCGCAGGATCAGGGGTCGGCCGCGGCAGTGTCGATGCTCGGCCGGGGCGAGCCGTTCGCGAAGGTGCCCTATTTCTACTCCGACCAGTACGACGTCGGCATGGTGTACTCGGGTTTGCTCAATCCCGAGGAGAGCTACGAGCTCGTGTACCGGGGCAGCCGGGATTCTGGAGAATTCTGTGTTTTCTGGCTCAAGGACGGCGTCGTCGCCGCGGGAATGAATGTCAACGTCTGGGATGTCCACTCCGACATCCGCGCGTTGATAAAGTCCCGGACGCCGGTGGATCCGGCGAAATTAGCGGATCCTGGAACGCCGATCGCCGAGGCGGCGCGATGACCGAGACCGTGGGCCAGCACACCGACATCGCCGGGCAGCGGATTGACATCGCCGGCCAGCACACCGATACCGCCGCGCAGCGCACCGAGACCGGCGCGCAGCGGACCGAGACCGTGGGCGATGCGTCGTCCGGGCGGCGTCCGGTGGACGTTGAATCGGTGTCCGCGGTACTGGTGGTGGCTGAGGTGATTCGGCCGCTGCGGTGGCGGGTGCTGCGCCCGGACCAGCCGTTCGCCGAGGCGGTCTATCCCGGTGATGATGCGCCGGACACGTTTCACGTCGCCGTTCGAAGCGGCGGCGATGTGCTTGCCTGCGCGTCGTTTCACCGGGAACCCGCGCCGGACGGCCGGGAGGGGTGGCGGCTTCGTGGGATGGCGAGCGCCACGCCGGGGCGCGGATACGGGTCGACGGCCCTCACGTTCGGATTGGCGGAAGTGCAGCGCCGCGGCGGCCGGTTGGTCTGGTGCAACGCCCGCCTGCCCGCCGTCCCGTTCTACCAGCGGCATGGTTTCACCGTGACCAGCGCCGAATTCGAGATTCCCCCGATCGGCAGACACGTCGTCATGGAGCGGGTGCTGCCGTGACGGTGCAGGTGCTCCGGTACGCCGCATTTACCACCACACCGAGCGGCGGAAATCCCGCCGGGGTGGTGCTGGACGCCGCGGATCTCGACGACGCGGCCATGCAGCGCATCGCCGCAGAGGTCGGGTATTCGGAGACGGCTTTTCTTTCGCCCCGGTTTTCCGTCCCGCATTCCGCGGGGTCTTCTCCTTCGTCCGGGTTTTCTCCCCAGCCGTCGCTGCCTTCGGCCCATCTTTCCCCGTCCGCGCCTTCTTTTCCCGCGGACGGCGGATTCGCGGTGCGGTATTTCACCCCGCAGGTCGAGGTCCCGTTCTGCGGTCATGCCACGATCGCAGCGGGAGTCGTGCTGGGGGAGCGGTATGGGGAAGGCCGGTACCGCTTGCACGCGCCGGCGGGTCCGATCGACGTCGACGTGGCCCGGGACGCCGATGGGTACGTCGCGACGCTGACGAGTGTCACCCCGTCGCTCGCGCCTCTGCCGGATGCCGAACCGCTGCTTGCCGCGTTGCGCTGGTCGGCGTCCGACCTCGATCCGCAACTGCCGCCGCGGGTGGCCTTCGCCGGTTTGCACCACCCGGTGCTGGCGGCGGCGACCCGGGCCCGGCTCGCCGACCTGCACCCGGATCTCGACGCCCTTGCCGCAGTGATGCGCGCGGCCGGCTGGTCGACGGTCCAGCTGGTGTGGCGGGAGACGCCGACCGTGTTCTGGTCGCGGAACCCGGCTCCCGCGGTCGGCATTGCCGAGGATCCGGCGACCGGGTCGGCGGCCGCCGCGTTCGGCCACTACCTGCGCGAGCTCGGGCTGGTCGACGTCCCGGCGACGGTGACCATCCACCAGGGTGACGATCTCGGCCGGCCGAGCGTTCTCGTCGTCCACATCGGGGCTGACGATCCGCGGATCCGGGTCGCCGGTCACGCCGTGCCGATCGATGACCCCGCCTAGACTCGTCGCGTGGCCGGCCGTATCCGGGACGCCGATATCGCCCGCGTCCGTGAGCTCTCCCCGATCGCGGACGTCGTCGCCGAGTACGTCACGCTGCGCAACGCCGGAGGCGGTTCGCTCAAGGGACTCTGCCCGTTTCACGACGAGCGGACGCCGTCGTTTCACGTCACACCCGCCCGGGGGCTGTGGCATTGTTTCGGCTGCGGCGAAGGCGGCGACGTCATCACGTTCGTGGAGAAAATCGAGCACCTGTCGTTTTTTGAGGCCGTTGAACGGTTGGCGGCCCGGGTGGGTTATGAGCTGCACTACGAGCAGGGCCCGGCATCGCTGCGCGGATCGGGCGGGCAACGGCAGCGGCTGTTGGCGGCGAATACAGCGGCGGCTGCGTTCTTCGCCGCGCAGTTGAGTGATGCGCCGGCCGCCCGGCGTTTTCTCACCGACCGTGGTTTTGACGATGCGACGATTTCCCGGTACGGGCTCGGATTCTCACCGGCCCGGTGGGATGAGCTGGTCCGGCATTTGCGGCGGGAGGGGTTCTCCGACGACGACCTGGTGACGGCGGGTCTGGCGATCCGGGGAAACCGAGGGCTGGTCGACCGGTTCCGCGGCCGGCTGATGTGGCCGATCCGCGATATCACCGGGGACATTGTGGGTTTCGGCGCCCGTAAACTCGACCCCGCCGACGACGGCCCCAAATATTTGAACACCCCGGAGACACCGCTGTTCAAAAAGAGCAGCGTGCTGTACGGGATCGACCTGGCGAAGAAGGACATCGCGCGGATTCGGCAGGCGGTCATCGTCGAGGGGTACACCGATGTGATGGCGTGTCATCTCGCCGGTGTGACGACGGCGGTGGCCACGTGCGGCACGGCGTTCGGTGAGGAGCACGTGCGGGTGTTGCGCCGTTTGCTGCTCGATACGTCGGAATTCGGCGGGGAGGTCATTTTCACCTTTGACGCTGACGCCGCCGGGCGGAAGGCGGCGATGCGTGCGTTCGAGTCGGACCAGAAATTCGTCGCGCACACGTTCATCGCCGTTGCGCCGGACGGCATGGATCCGTGCGACCTGCGGCTGGCGCGGGGTGACGCCGCGGTGCGGGACATGATTGCACGCCGGCAGCCGCTGTTCGAATTCGCCATCCGCAGCCTGCTGCGGGATTTCAATCTGGACCTCCCCGAAGGCCGGGTGGCTGCGCTGGAGCGGACAATTCCGCTCGTCGCCCGCATCAAAGATGTGTCGCTTCGCGATGAATACGCGCGGCGGTTGGCCGGCTGGGTCGGGGTGGGCGATGAATTGGCGGTGGTCCGCCGGGTCCGCCGGGAGGCCGGCGGGTCGGCGCGCGGGCCCCGTCCGGGAGCGCCGGGACTGCGGGGGGCAGCGGCGGATCCACGCGGGACGGCGTCCGGCCCGCGGGGAACGGCGTCCGGCCCGCGGGGAACGGCGTCCGGCCCGCGACCGCCGGAGGCGGGTCCGGCGGCGGACCCGGCTGCCGCGCCGGACCCACGGGATCCCGCGTTGCAGGTCGAACGTGAGGCGCTCAAACTTGCACTGCAACGCCCGGCCTTGCTCGGCCCGGCTTTCGACGCGCTGGACGCGGCCGCGTTCCGTTCGCCGGCGTACGCCGAGGTGCGCGACGCGATTGAAAAAGCAGGGGGGACGGCGACCACCGCGGGGGGTGACGGCTGGGTGGCCGCCGTGCTGGACGCCGCACCGGACGACCGGGTCCGCCGGCTGGTCCGCGAACTGCTGGTCGAGCCGCCTTTCGTCGCCGGCGAGCCCGACGTCCGGTATGCCGCTGCGCAGGTGGCCCGGCTGCGGGTTCGCCTGCTGGATCGGGAGATTGCCGAGCTGAAGTCGCGGTTGCAGCGCATCAATCCGGTGGAGCAACCGACCGAGCACACCAGGCTCTTTGCCGAGCTGGTGCAGCTGGAGAAGCGCCGCCGCGATGACCTGGAGAACTACCTCGGCGTGGGTTAAAGGAGTGCGGCCGCGACGGCCTGGAGAACTACCTCAGCGTGGGTTAACTCCCGGGGGCGGACGTTGCTTTGAGGCGGCCATTCGCGAGCTCGGCGACTCTCGGCGATTCCTGGGGCGGGCGGCGTCCCGCTGCCTGAGGCGCGCAGACCGGTAAGCTCGGCGCGCCCGGTTAACTCCCGAGGACGTCTCGCTGGCTGAGGCGGGCGGTCCGGCGGGCGCCAAGGTGTTCGGCCCCGTCGAGGATGGCTGACCAGGGCGGCTGTCCGGGGCCGGACGATGGGATCGGCTGGCCGGTCGCTGCCGACCGGGGCCGGACACGGGGCTGTGCCCGCGGGCCGAACTACGTCAGCTCTCCGGCATGCCGTTCGCGCTCATTGTCACGGTTTCCGCGTGCTGTTCGCTGCGGGCCAAGCGGTTGGCGAGGTGGGACATCGGTCCGGGCAGCTTGCCGCCGACCTTCTCGGCGAGGGTGCCGGCTTTCTCCTGGACCATGTGCCGCGCCTGATTGCCGAGGTGCACCGCCTGGGCCTGAACGCGACCCGCGGTGTTCTTGACCCTCGGGTTCTCGAACACCCGCTTGGCCGCCTGCTTGATCTGCTCGTAACGTTCGCGGCCCGCCCGGGTGCCGAGGATGTATCCGACACCTGCCCCGATGGCAAATCCGATGCGCATGCGCATGGCGGCCTCCTACCCCGTTACTCCGTCCGGTGTCATGGGTCCTGCTCTACTGGGTTTTGCGTGTTTCCTGTGATTGCGTACGTCTTGTCTTTTGACGGTATCCCCGTTTACGGCCGGAGTCGACCCGGCCGACCTGATCAGCTGTTGCAGTCCGGTGACAGTTCCGGCATCGCAGGGGCGTTCGTCGTTGTCACACGCCGAAACGACCGGCCCCTGGACAGTTTGGGGCTCGGGGGTGCTCTGTCCGGCGGTGCTTTCCCGGGCCCACCGCGTTCGAGGCTTGGCGTGCGTGCCGGAGGTGATTCGTGCCCCGATCCCGTCAGTGCGCGGGCCGGTGGTCGTGCGCGCAGCGGTGAATCGCGAAACTGCCCCGATCCCGCCTGTGCGCGGGCCGGTGTCGCTGCGCCGCCGCGCTCGCGGTGCTACTGAACCGGTTCCCGCCCGTGCGCGGGCCCGTGTCGGTTCGTGATCCGGCTCCGGTTCGTTCTTGGTGACGGATCGGTGTTGACGCCGCGGTACGCCGGTCGCGTGCGGCTGATGACCGACACCGGCGCGGGCGCTCGTCGCGATCCCTACGCACGATGTGGCCCTGCCTTGGCTATTGCCCTGCCGTGGCTATGGCATTGCCTCGGCTATGGCCGACGCGCGGCCAGGAGGGACGACCGGCTGCCACCGCCGACCCGCTGGCATCCGAGCGCGAGGCGGTCGGCGTCCCCTCGGTGTCCGTGGCGCGGGATACGCTACGCTGACGTGGACGTCGGCCGCGCGGTGTTAGCCGTGGGCGGGTCGGTCCCGCGTAGCTCAATTGGCAGAGCGTCCGGCTGTTAACCGGTAGGTTGCAGGTTCGAGTCCTGCCGCGGGAGCCATGGGGGTGTTGCTGGGGTGTGGATTGCCGGATTGGTCACGGTTGGGTTTCCTCAGGTTGGTGGTTGGGTCTAGCGGCTGGTGCTGATCGTCCGCTAGGGTGCCCTGCTGTGATCTCATCGATGCGCCGGGCACGTCGGCCGTGGCTGTGGCCGTTAGTGGCGGCCTGCGGCGCACTGGTCGCGGGGGGTGCACTGGCAGGCTGTGATGCGCGGAGTCGACCGAGTGTCCTGGAACCAGCGGTGTCGGCGTCGCCGGGTGTTCCGGTGCCGCGGGTGACGGGGTTGGCGTCGGGGTCGAGTGCAGGGTCGGCGTCGGCTTCGCCTGTGTCGCCGGGCGGTTCCACGCCGACTATGACGGCTACGGTTAGTCCGTCGGCGACGCCGTGGCATGACACGCAGCGGGAAGCGTTCTACCCGGAGGCTGCCGCGAAAGAAGACGTCGCGATCCACGTGATCGAGCAATTCTTTGCTGGTGTCAATTATGAGCTGGATGCGAATGATGAGACGTTGCTCCGTGGCGTTGTCCGTCCGGATTGTGAAAACTGTCTGAGAGCGATGGAAGGTCTACACGCGCTTCATAAGAATGGACAGGTCAGTCGTGGTGGGCATTATCACCTGGTGAGTGTTGACCAGATTTGGCCGGTCGCCCCGTCGGTGGTCGAGGTCCGCGTGACCGGCTCGCGGGATCCGGGTGAGCTATTGTCGGCTTCCGGTCAGTTGCTGAATTCGTATCCGGTTCCACCCAACGCGTATTTGCAGTTCTTCGTCGATGTTAAGGCGTCACCTCCGGTGATCCTCCAGTACGCGGCAGTGGGGCCCGCATGACCCGCGCAACTGTCAGGTTTCTTGCTCTTACACTCGCCGTTCTTCCGGCTGTCTTATCCATTATGCCGCCGGCTACTGCGGACGAAAGCGGTACATTGTGTCGGAGCCAAGGACTGGAGCCGGTCTATTGTCCGGTGCCGGATGGCGACGGTTACCTGTATGTCTATGATTTTAGCGATCGCTTTACCCGAAACGAGAAGCCAATAACCGGCGGCACGGCGGAAAAGAAGTACGAGTTTGCTTTGACGTTTGGGTGTGCGGTGGCGAATCCGAATCGGCCGCCGGAGGAGGTGGTGTGTGTGGAGGCGCGGGAGTGGTGTGTGGGTCGGGGGTTGGCGGGGGTGCATGAGGTGATCTGGGCGCGGGAGGTGTGGCCGGTGGCGGGGGAGTGGCATGTGGTGGCGGATCGGTGTGTGGCGGGGGATGGTCCGGGGGTTGACCGGGAGGTGTTGGACGCGGTGGGGGAGGTGGCGCGGTTGCGGTTGCCGCGCCTGGTGCCGGTGGTGCAACCACGAGGGGTTGTGGTGGTGAATTTGCCGGTGGTGGTGTCGGTGGTGGATCCGGGGGTGCAGCGGTTGGTGGTGGACCGTCCGGTGCGGGGGGTGTTGGTGGCCTCGCCGCGGTTTGTGTGGACGTTTGATGACGGGTCGGTGGCCGAGGGTGCGGGCCGGGTGTTTGACGGGGTGGATCCGCGGGTGGCACCGGACCATTACGTGTCGCACACCTACCGGGCGGCCCAGGCGGATGGGTGGGTGCGGCTTACCGTGCACTGGGAGGCGGTGTTCACCACCGGTGGGATCACCTACCCGATCGACCCGATCGACGTCACCACCACCATCCACTACCCCGTCCACCAAGCTCGCGCCGTCCTCGTCACCACTCCATAAACCCGCGTAACGCACGCTCCGCACGCTGTCGTGGACGTCGGTCGCGCGGTGGTAGCCGTGGGCGGGTCGGTCCCGCGTAGCTCAATTGGCAGAGCGTCCGACTGTTAACGGTAGGTTGCAGATTCGAGTCCTGCCCCGGAAGCCAGTAAACAAGCCCCGTATTTCGGCAATTCCAACGGGTCTGTCAATTGCACCGAGATGGCGCGCCGTGGTTTTGCATCTAAGTTTTGGGTGTTCCTCTCGAGGGTGTGATCGCGTTGTGCGTAGCCGCTCGTTCGTGTTTCGTCCTGCCTCTCTCGTCACGTGACAGTGCGCACGGTCGCTCGGCGCTTCCGAGCCACGCTTGCCTCGTTGAGCTGTGCCGAGATCAGCAAGTCATGATCGAAGAGGGTCAGTCCGTTCGGCTATGTCGTAGCGGTCGTTCGGAGCGTGCACGTGGGAGCCAAACCGGCACGTCGCGCGTATGCCAACGATCTCTCGCGACCCACGCGCGACACCAGCTGCCATTAACTGCAAATTACTGGGGTGGATCAAGTATGCTAACGCGGAGTCTGGCGTGCGGTCGGAGGGGTGTGACCGATGGATGAGACACCGGGCAATGTCCTGACCATCGAGGAGCTGTCCACGTATCTGAAGATCCCGAAATCGACGCTCTACAAGCTCGTCCGGGAAGGCAAGGTGCCGTGCCAGAAGATTGGGCGCCATTGGCGCTTCCGGAAGGAAGCCATTGACCGCTGGTTGGACGATGCGGACGGCGAGTAGGAAGCCGACGAATAGGAAAGCGGAAGGCAGGAGAAATACGAGTGGCGGAACCGTTGGCGGATCAGGTCCTGCGCGAAGTCGATAGGGCGCGCGAGCTGTATCATCGCCTGATCCTTATGGTAGGACCGTCGGGAAGCGGGAAGACGCACGCACTGCAGCAGGTATCGGCCTCGACCTCCGCACCGCTCGTCAACGTCAATCTTGAGCTGTCTCGCCGGATGCTGGACCTAACCGAACGCCAACGGGCTCTGCAGGCTCCAAGGCTCTTGGGCGAAATCGTGGGCGAAGCCACAGGCGAGCTGGTTTTGCTTGACAACATCGAGATTCTTTTCGATGTCCACCTGAAGCAGGATCCTTTGCGTCTGCTTCAGGGATTGTCCCGGAACAAGACGGTCGTGGCCGCCTGGAACGGATCCATCGTGGATGGTCACATGACCTACGCCGTCCCGGACCACCCCGAATACCGCCGCTACCCGATTCGGGATTTTCTGGTGGTAAGTCTCTCGGTAACAACATGAAGGAAAAGAGAAGCGAAGCTGCAAGGGGACATGTGCAATGAGGTATGCAGACCTGATCCAGTTCGAGCCGATCGAGTCCGTCGTCCAGCTTCGGGATGCCGATGAGGTCACGAGCGCGAGACAGTTGGTCTGCACTTATGTCATCTCCGACGAGATGGCCGAGAAGCTGACCGGCCTTGTGATCCCCCAGCTTCAGTTCGACCAGCCCGCCGATAACAAGGGGCTGCTTGTCGTGGGCAACTACGGTACCGGTAAGTCACATCTCATGTCGGTGATCTCCAGCATCGCCGAGCACGCGGACCTGCTGTCCGCCCTGGACAACGCTCAGGTGGCACAAGCAGCAAGAGCGATCGCAGGCAAGTTCAAGGTGGTCCGCACCGAGATCGGGTACACCACTATGTCGCTGCGGGACATCCTCGTCGGCGAGCTGGAGGAGCACCTGGCCGCCATGGGCGTGACCTACACCTTCCCACACGCCAGCCAGGTCCCCAACAACAAGCGGGCATTCGAGGAGATGATGGCTGCGTTTCATGCCGAGTTCCCGGACCATGGCCTGCTCTTGGTTGTGGATGAGCTCCTGGACTATCTCCGTGGCCGCCCGGACCAGGCGCTGATCCTCGACCTTAACTTCCTCCGTGAGGTGGGCGAGGTCTGCAAGGACCTGCGCTTCCGCTTCATGGCAGGTGTGCAGGAGGCCATTTTCGACAGCCCTCGTCTCGCCTTCGCGGCCGAAAGCATCCGCCGGGTCAAGGACCGCTTCGAACAGATCCTTATCGCCCGAAAGGACGTCAAGTTCGTAGTCGCCGAGCGCCTGCTCAGGAAGACTGGCGAACAGCAGGCCAAGATCCGCGAGCACCTTACACCGTTCGCCAAGTTCTACGGCCACATGAACGAACGGATGGACGAGTTCGTCCGCCTCTTCCCGGTCCATCCCGACTACATCGACACCTTCGAGCGCATCACGGCGGTGGAGAAGCGCGAGGTGCTCAAGACCATCTCTCTGGCCATGAAGACGCTGCACGATCAGGAGGTGCCGGAGGACCGGCCCGGTCTCATTGCGTACGACAGTTACTGGACTTCCTTGCGCGAGAACCCCTCCTTCCGCGCCGTCCCGGACATCAAGGCGGTGATCGATTGTAGCCAGGTGCTGGAGTCCCGGATCGAGCAGGCCTTCACCCGGCCGGCGTACAAGCCCATGGCGCTCCGCATCATCCACGCGCTCTCGGTCCACCGGCTGACGACCGGAGACATCTACGCACCTCTGGGCGCCACGGCTGAGGAGCTGCGCGACGCGCTCTGTCTTTACCAGCCCGGCATCGAAGAATTAGGTGGAGACCCGGCCGACGACCTCCTTTCCCAGGTGGAAACGGTCCTGCGCGAGATCCACAGGACGGTCAGCGGCCAGTTCATCTCCTCCAATCCGGACAACCGGCAGTATTACCTCGATCTCAAGAAGACCGACGACTTCGACGCGCTTATCGAGAAGCGCGCCGAGAGCCTCGATGCCTCCCAGCTCGACCGCTATTACTACGAGGCTTTGAAACGGGTCATGGAGTGTACCGACCAGACCTACGTTACCGGCTACAAGATCTGGCAGCACGAGCTGGAATGGCTGGAGCACAAGGCGGCAAGACAGGGATATCTCTTCTTCGGCGCTCCCAACGAGCGCTCGACGGCCGTACCGCCCCGTGATTTCTACCTCTACTTCATTCAGCCGTTCGATCCGCCGCACTTCAAAGACGAGAAGAAGGCGGATGAAGTGTTCCTTCGCCTGACCAACAGGGACGATGAGTTTCGGATCGCGCTGACGAACTATGCCGCGGCGCTGGAGCTCGCGTCCACCTCGAGCGGCCACGCCAAAGCCACCTACGAGTCCAAGGCCACCGGATTCCTGCGGGACCTGGTGGGCTGGCTGCAGAAGCACATGACCGATGCCTTCGAAGTGACCCACCAGGGACGCACCAAGTCGCTGGTCGAATGGACC
Encoded proteins:
- a CDS encoding DUF6079 family protein produces the protein MRYADLIQFEPIESVVQLRDADEVTSARQLVCTYVISDEMAEKLTGLVIPQLQFDQPADNKGLLVVGNYGTGKSHLMSVISSIAEHADLLSALDNAQVAQAARAIAGKFKVVRTEIGYTTMSLRDILVGELEEHLAAMGVTYTFPHASQVPNNKRAFEEMMAAFHAEFPDHGLLLVVDELLDYLRGRPDQALILDLNFLREVGEVCKDLRFRFMAGVQEAIFDSPRLAFAAESIRRVKDRFEQILIARKDVKFVVAERLLRKTGEQQAKIREHLTPFAKFYGHMNERMDEFVRLFPVHPDYIDTFERITAVEKREVLKTISLAMKTLHDQEVPEDRPGLIAYDSYWTSLRENPSFRAVPDIKAVIDCSQVLESRIEQAFTRPAYKPMALRIIHALSVHRLTTGDIYAPLGATAEELRDALCLYQPGIEELGGDPADDLLSQVETVLREIHRTVSGQFISSNPDNRQYYLDLKKTDDFDALIEKRAESLDASQLDRYYYEALKRVMECTDQTYVTGYKIWQHELEWLEHKAARQGYLFFGAPNERSTAVPPRDFYLYFIQPFDPPHFKDEKKADEVFLRLTNRDDEFRIALTNYAAALELASTSSGHAKATYESKATGFLRDLVGWLQKHMTDAFEVTHQGRTKSLVEWTKGKSIRELSGIASHERINFRDLVNTIAGIVLSAHFQDQAREYPYFSVLITGQNREQAAQDALRAIAGQNRTKQAIAVLDALELLDGERLDPYRSKYAKHILDILKKKGHGQVVNRSELIQEVYGVEYFAPDKGYRLEPEWAVVVLAALVYSGDLVLSISGEKFDATRLPQLAATIIDELVPFKHIERPKDWNLPALKALFEFLGLTPGMAQLVTQGKEEPVQQLQKAISAVVEKLVLVQQSLQSGLAFWGRNLLAEEEAAQLRDRLDQTKSFLESLQAYSSPGKLKNFRYDAQEVKRHEDGLKAVSEIESLQELVSDLGRVASYLSTAEAVLPTDHEWVERMKATRDAVLAQVSDPAQRTSSAFRQQALRKLAGLKKSYVQAYLAMHARARLGVNEDRRKSALMGDERLKTLSRLSTIDLMPRQHLTDFQNRLAGLKSCFALTEQDLDASPVCPHCSFRPGTEGVGAPAATVLEHLDTELDKLLDDWTQTLLANLEDPTTRGNLDLLKPEPRKLVDAFLKERKLPDELGKDFIHALQEVLSGLVKVAVKTEDLRAALLKSGSPATPADMKKRFDEYLDELTKGHEPGKVRIVLE